The following are from one region of the Acipenser ruthenus chromosome 19, fAciRut3.2 maternal haplotype, whole genome shotgun sequence genome:
- the LOC117424074 gene encoding uncharacterized protein LOC117424074, with protein sequence MLDEKCTMTCRNLEQDSWKLIQDFLSVGKESPEYLNHVSKQVDKYRHQTVPLKKPTEYPLRIGGLNDTIYEEMEEELEAWENFYMPDTVEMKVIGAIDTFPSLAVGLQLIILAGKDGNIYAYENEVLHQVADCLQDLFENGLAFPGTKIYNYGECFDPMTDDEYSELMQSEEVKRMEDESREFIQSNEDEFLRILARIEEKENAEKVVSNRVVPCNDHSKCAHELTINYFSDHDFSTVLSVLTNVIQELRLNDEEVTNLLNQKKPVRDMSRAER encoded by the exons ATGCTTGATGAAAAATGCACAATGACTTG CAGGAACTTAGAGCAGGACTCATGGAAGCTGATCCAGGATTTCTTAAGCGTTGGTAAAG AGTCACCCGAATACCTTAACCATGTGTCCAAACAAGTAGACAAATACAGACACCAGACGGTGCCTCTGAAGAAGCCAACAGAGTATCCATTGAGAATTGGGGGGCTAAATGACACAATCTATGAAGAAATGGAGGAAGAGCTTGAAGCATGGGAAAACTTCTACATGCCTGACACAGTGGAGATGAAAGTTATCGGTGCCATTGATACCTTCCCGAGTCTGGCGGTGGGGCTGCAGCTTATCATTCTAGCAGGCAAAGATGGCAACATCTATGCTTATGAAAATGAGGTGTTGCACCAAGTGGCTGACTGCTTGCAGGACCTCTTCGAAAATGGACTTGCCTTTCCTGGAACCAAAATCTACAACTATGGGGAATGTTTTGACCCAATG acggATGATGAATACAGTGAATTAATGCAGAGTGAAGAAGTAAAGAGAATGGAAGATGAGTCCAGGGAATTCATCCAAAGCAATGAAGATGAATTTCTGAGGATTCTGGCCCGTATTGAAGAAAAAGAGAATGCAGAAAAGGTTGTGTCCAACAGAGTTGTACCTTGTAACGACCACAGCAAGTGTGCTCATGAACTGACCATCAATTATTTCAGTGATCACGATTTTAGCACAGTTTTATCTGTTTTGACCAACGTCATCCAGGAACTAAGGTTAAATGATGAAGAGGTGACCAATTTATTAAATCAAAAAAAGCCAGTTAGAGATATGAGCAGAGCAGAGCGGTGA